One Chryseobacterium sp. StRB126 genomic region harbors:
- the map gene encoding type I methionyl aminopeptidase, with translation MIQLKTIDELRLMKESARLVSKTLGMLAKEIKPGITTLYLDKLAHDFIKDHGAEPAFLGYGGFPNSLCISPNEQVVHGFPNNEVVKEGDVLSVDCGVILNGFVGDHAYTFEIGEVKPEVKKLLKVAKESLYKGIEQCIRGKRIGDISHAIQAHCEKEGYGVVRELVGHGLGRQMHEDPQVPNYGKQGSGKVIKDGLAIAIEPMINLGTEKVKFHNDGWTVTTLDNLPSAHFEHDVAVINGKPVLLSTFDYVYEALGIVSDEEKPFQLDF, from the coding sequence ATGATTCAATTAAAAACAATAGACGAACTGCGTCTGATGAAGGAGAGCGCCCGATTAGTTTCTAAAACATTGGGAATGTTGGCAAAAGAAATTAAGCCGGGAATTACGACTTTATATTTAGATAAATTAGCACATGATTTTATTAAAGATCACGGTGCTGAACCTGCTTTTTTAGGATATGGAGGTTTCCCTAACTCTCTGTGTATTTCTCCAAATGAGCAGGTAGTTCATGGTTTCCCGAATAATGAAGTCGTAAAAGAAGGAGACGTTCTTTCTGTAGACTGTGGAGTTATTTTGAACGGATTTGTAGGAGATCACGCTTATACCTTTGAAATTGGTGAAGTAAAACCGGAAGTTAAAAAGCTATTGAAAGTTGCTAAAGAATCCCTTTATAAAGGAATTGAGCAATGTATCAGAGGAAAAAGAATTGGAGATATCTCTCATGCTATCCAGGCACATTGTGAAAAAGAAGGATATGGAGTGGTAAGAGAGCTTGTAGGACACGGTTTGGGAAGACAAATGCACGAAGATCCACAAGTTCCTAACTATGGAAAACAGGGAAGTGGTAAAGTAATCAAAGACGGTTTAGCAATTGCTATTGAGCCAATGATTAACCTTGGAACTGAAAAAGTAAAATTCCATAATGATGGTTGGACGGTAACTACTTTAGATAACCTGCCATCTGCTCACTTTGAGCATGATGTAGCAGTAATCAATGGTAAGCCGGTATTGCTTTCTACATTCGATTATGTGTATGAAGCTTTAGGGATTGTAAGTGACGAAGAAAAGCCTTTCCAACTGGATTTTTAA
- a CDS encoding leucine-rich repeat domain-containing protein: MKKFFLLISILSLSQVNAQIDPVKYPTFTNIEDALNSKKAVYSMSFREKGLFNLPPQIVKLDSLFFLNIMANKFEKMDQELFKLKELEFLNVNENSIKYIPDEISQLKKLTTLSMNLNSLTSINPNVAQLQNLKAVHFDANNLNAFPEALMEIPALEEINLQGNQISFITDRLYQIKNLKFLNLANNQINDMGNLSFPKKIKYLELQQNAIIRLPENLFKAQELEFLNISDNNITEISPGIKGLKSIVSMNLANNNLKDIPVEISQLKNLKTLILVGNPIEKSKIEKLKTLLPETQVYF, translated from the coding sequence ATGAAAAAGTTTTTCTTACTTATTAGCATTTTATCACTTTCACAGGTTAACGCTCAGATTGATCCTGTTAAATATCCCACTTTTACCAATATTGAAGACGCTTTGAACAGTAAAAAGGCTGTTTACAGTATGAGCTTCAGAGAAAAAGGATTGTTCAACCTTCCTCCTCAGATTGTAAAACTGGATTCCCTGTTCTTTTTAAATATAATGGCGAATAAGTTCGAGAAAATGGATCAGGAGCTATTTAAGCTAAAAGAACTTGAATTTTTGAATGTGAACGAAAATAGTATCAAATACATTCCCGATGAAATCAGTCAATTAAAAAAACTGACTACGCTTTCCATGAACCTGAACAGCCTGACAAGCATCAATCCGAATGTTGCACAGCTCCAAAATCTTAAAGCAGTTCATTTTGATGCCAATAATCTTAATGCCTTTCCCGAAGCTCTAATGGAAATTCCAGCTTTAGAAGAAATAAATTTACAGGGAAACCAAATCAGTTTTATTACTGACCGACTGTATCAGATCAAGAATCTGAAATTTTTAAATCTGGCCAATAATCAGATCAATGACATGGGGAATCTGTCATTTCCCAAAAAAATAAAATATCTTGAATTACAGCAGAATGCAATTATCAGGCTTCCGGAAAATCTTTTTAAAGCTCAGGAACTTGAATTTCTGAATATAAGTGACAATAATATCACAGAGATTTCACCCGGAATAAAAGGATTAAAGAGCATTGTCAGTATGAACCTTGCCAATAATAATCTGAAGGATATTCCTGTAGAAATCAGTCAGCTGAAAAATCTGAAAACCCTCATTCTTGTAGGAAATCCTATAGAAAAATCTAAAATTGAAAAATTAAAAACCTTACTGCCGGAGACCCAGGTCTATTTCTAG
- a CDS encoding DMT family transporter: protein MNWIILVIAGLFEVAFASCLGKAKETSGTEMYLWYTGFLITMTISMLLLIKATQTLPIGTAYAVWTGIGAVGTALMGIIFFKDPVSFWRVFFIVTLIGSVVGLKAVSSSH from the coding sequence ATGAATTGGATCATATTAGTTATCGCTGGATTATTTGAGGTTGCCTTCGCATCATGTTTAGGAAAGGCAAAAGAAACATCAGGAACTGAGATGTATTTGTGGTATACAGGTTTCCTGATAACCATGACGATCAGTATGCTTCTTCTGATCAAAGCTACTCAGACGTTGCCTATTGGAACGGCATATGCGGTATGGACAGGAATTGGAGCTGTAGGAACAGCTTTAATGGGAATTATCTTCTTTAAAGATCCTGTAAGCTTTTGGAGAGTTTTCTTTATTGTAACTCTTATTGGTTCTGTTGTAGGATTAAAAGCAGTGTCTTCATCACACTAA
- a CDS encoding class I SAM-dependent methyltransferase — translation MKKITKLLLNKIPRPMLIKMSIWARPLIYQFFKGDQFYDPIDGRSYRKFLPYGYGKQRENALSPGTLSLERHRQMWLYLQNETDFFIKNYKVLHIAPEQEFLRKFKRMSNLNYISADLYSPIVDVKADILDLPFENDSFDIVFCNHVLEHIEDDAKAMSELYRVMKPGGWGILQVPMKNSLEKTYEDFTIKDPKERQKHFGQYDHVRWYGMDYFDRLRKEGFEVEPNFYSQKFSEEEIKKYGLRSNEILPVVYKK, via the coding sequence ATGAAGAAGATAACTAAGCTTTTACTGAATAAAATTCCACGTCCAATGCTTATTAAGATGAGCATCTGGGCCAGACCGCTTATTTATCAGTTTTTCAAAGGAGATCAGTTTTATGATCCTATTGATGGAAGATCCTACCGGAAGTTCCTGCCTTACGGCTATGGAAAACAAAGAGAAAATGCCCTTTCCCCAGGGACTTTAAGTCTGGAAAGACACCGTCAGATGTGGCTGTATCTTCAGAACGAAACCGATTTTTTCATTAAAAATTATAAAGTACTGCATATTGCTCCTGAACAGGAATTTTTAAGAAAATTCAAAAGAATGAGCAATCTGAATTATATTTCTGCAGATCTCTATTCTCCCATTGTGGATGTGAAGGCTGATATTCTTGATTTACCTTTCGAGAATGACAGCTTTGATATCGTTTTCTGTAACCACGTGCTGGAACATATTGAAGACGATGCAAAAGCAATGAGTGAACTGTACAGGGTGATGAAGCCTGGCGGATGGGGAATTCTTCAGGTTCCGATGAAAAATTCACTGGAAAAAACCTATGAAGATTTTACCATCAAAGATCCGAAAGAGCGCCAGAAACATTTTGGCCAGTACGATCATGTTCGCTGGTACGGAATGGATTATTTTGACCGTTTAAGAAAAGAAGGTTTTGAAGTAGAGCCTAATTTTTATTCGCAGAAATTTTCCGAAGAAGAAATCAAGAAATATGGGCTAAGAAGCAATGAAATCTTACCTGTAGTCTATAAAAAATAG
- a CDS encoding BT0820 family HAD-type phosphatase produces the protein MLNNKKIAVDFDGTIVDDAYPGIGKAKIFAFETLKRLQAEGYRLILWTYRHGKTLEEAVEFCKKNGIEFYAVNSSFEGEVFDSENQSRKLDADWFIDDRNIGGFPGWGEIYNIIQERIEFRVEGGEVLAYSKLKKEKKKGLFW, from the coding sequence ATGTTAAATAATAAAAAGATTGCTGTTGACTTTGACGGGACTATTGTTGATGATGCTTATCCGGGAATCGGGAAGGCAAAGATCTTTGCTTTCGAGACCCTGAAAAGACTTCAGGCAGAAGGATACAGGCTTATTCTTTGGACATATAGACACGGAAAAACGTTAGAGGAAGCAGTAGAATTCTGTAAAAAAAATGGAATTGAATTTTATGCAGTGAACTCAAGTTTCGAAGGCGAAGTTTTTGATTCAGAAAATCAATCCAGAAAATTAGATGCAGACTGGTTCATTGATGACAGAAATATCGGTGGATTCCCTGGATGGGGTGAAATCTACAATATTATTCAGGAAAGAATAGAATTCCGTGTAGAAGGAGGAGAAGTTTTGGCCTATTCAAAGCTTAAAAAAGAAAAGAAAAAAGGACTTTTCTGGTAA
- a CDS encoding acyl-ACP desaturase, whose protein sequence is MYQKLVRKEVMGILEKEVGSFLDKFLTPIEKIWQPSDYLPDPSSEEFKHDLEEIQTFAREMPYDLFVTLIGDCITEEALPSYESWLMGVDGINQEEKVGWANWVRSWTAEENRHGDLLNKYLYLCGRVNMREVEITTQYLISDGFDLGTSMDPYRNFIYTSFQETATNISHRRVGTLAKQSGNGKLAKMCGVIAADEARHAKAYKHFVAKILEIDPSEMILAFEDMMRKKIVMPAHLMRQSGQKAGELWGHFSDAAQRCMVYTGQDYINIMKDLLDEWKIEHVKGLTEKAEKAQEYLMKLPARLQKITDRVSTPDLQFQFSWVKS, encoded by the coding sequence ATGTATCAAAAGCTTGTTAGGAAAGAAGTAATGGGAATATTGGAAAAGGAAGTAGGTTCTTTTCTTGATAAATTTTTAACGCCAATTGAAAAAATTTGGCAGCCCTCAGATTACCTACCAGATCCTTCAAGCGAAGAATTTAAACATGATCTTGAAGAAATTCAGACTTTTGCCCGTGAAATGCCTTATGATCTTTTCGTAACTCTGATCGGAGACTGTATCACAGAAGAAGCTCTTCCTTCCTATGAGTCTTGGTTAATGGGAGTTGATGGAATTAATCAGGAAGAAAAAGTAGGCTGGGCTAACTGGGTGAGATCCTGGACAGCAGAAGAAAACAGACACGGAGATTTATTAAACAAATACCTTTATCTGTGTGGTAGAGTAAATATGAGAGAAGTGGAAATCACTACTCAATATCTTATTAGTGATGGATTTGACTTGGGAACAAGTATGGATCCATACAGAAACTTTATTTACACAAGTTTCCAGGAAACGGCAACCAATATTTCCCACAGAAGAGTAGGAACATTGGCCAAACAATCCGGAAACGGAAAATTAGCTAAAATGTGTGGTGTAATTGCAGCTGATGAAGCAAGACACGCAAAAGCATATAAACATTTCGTAGCTAAAATTCTTGAAATAGATCCATCAGAAATGATTCTTGCATTCGAAGATATGATGCGTAAGAAAATCGTAATGCCTGCTCACTTAATGAGACAGTCAGGACAGAAGGCAGGTGAACTTTGGGGGCATTTCTCAGATGCTGCACAAAGATGTATGGTGTATACAGGTCAGGATTATATCAATATTATGAAAGACCTGTTGGATGAATGGAAGATTGAACACGTAAAAGGCCTTACAGAAAAAGCAGAAAAAGCTCAGGAATATCTGATGAAGCTTCCTGCAAGACTACAGAAGATCACAGACAGAGTTTCTACTCCGGATCTTCAGTTCCAGTTTAGCTGGGTTAAGAGCTAA
- a CDS encoding translation initiation factor translates to MDLRDQLKNLFPEHEEQDFEMPEEEFKQKEPLVCKFEKKGRNGKPVTIVEGWEGNEEDLKKISKKIKTTLGIGGSEKDGTIIIQGDNRDKIMAILKDMGYKTKRVGG, encoded by the coding sequence ATGGACTTACGTGATCAATTGAAGAATCTTTTTCCTGAACATGAAGAGCAGGATTTTGAGATGCCTGAAGAAGAATTCAAGCAGAAAGAGCCATTGGTATGCAAATTTGAGAAGAAAGGAAGAAACGGTAAACCTGTAACCATTGTTGAAGGTTGGGAAGGCAATGAAGAGGATCTGAAAAAAATCTCAAAGAAAATAAAAACCACCTTAGGAATAGGCGGTTCTGAAAAGGACGGAACGATTATCATTCAGGGAGACAACCGTGATAAAATAATGGCTATCCTTAAAGATATGGGTTATAAAACTAAACGAGTTGGCGGATAG
- the gpmI gene encoding 2,3-bisphosphoglycerate-independent phosphoglycerate mutase, translated as MSKKAILAILDGWGLGTNPDVSAIDKANTPFIDSCYQKFPHTTLEASGLAVGLPAGQMGNSEVGHMNLGAGRVVYQNLVKLNMAVENGTLGQEKVIQDAFDYAKKENKKIHFIGLVSNGGVHSHINHLKGLLTAAKEFGLNENVFVHAFTDGRDCDPHSGLGFIEELQNHMEATTGKLATVVGRYYAMDRDKRWERVKLAYDALVEGVGFETTNALDAIKDSYDNNITDEFLKPIILVNTTATGNVLPVAKIIENDVVICFNFRTDRGREITEVLSQKDFPEYSMKKLNLNYITLTNYDKTFQNVQVVFDENVLTETMGEVLEKNGKTQIRIAETEKYPHVTFFFSGGREEEFNGEKRLLCPSPKDVPTYDLKPEMSAYDITNAIVPELEQGTADFVCLNFANTDMVGHTGVFEAAVKAAETVDACIEKVATAAYENGYTVFILADHGNSDVMLNPDGTPNTQHSTNLVPFIVMDKDHTWNLKPGKLGDVAPTILKVMGVEIPNAMTGDILVN; from the coding sequence ATGTCAAAAAAAGCAATATTAGCAATTCTTGACGGATGGGGATTGGGAACAAACCCGGACGTTTCTGCCATAGACAAAGCAAATACACCATTTATAGATAGCTGTTACCAAAAATTTCCACACACAACCCTTGAAGCAAGCGGTTTAGCGGTAGGTCTTCCTGCCGGACAGATGGGAAACTCTGAAGTAGGTCACATGAACCTTGGAGCCGGAAGAGTGGTTTACCAGAACCTGGTAAAATTGAATATGGCTGTTGAAAACGGTACTCTTGGGCAGGAAAAAGTAATCCAGGATGCTTTTGATTATGCTAAAAAAGAAAATAAAAAAATACATTTCATCGGATTGGTGTCCAATGGAGGAGTACACTCACATATCAATCACCTGAAAGGATTATTAACGGCTGCTAAAGAATTCGGTTTGAATGAAAATGTCTTTGTACATGCATTCACAGACGGAAGAGACTGCGATCCGCATTCCGGATTAGGGTTTATTGAAGAGCTTCAGAATCATATGGAAGCAACCACCGGAAAACTGGCTACTGTGGTAGGAAGATACTACGCCATGGACAGAGATAAAAGATGGGAGCGTGTAAAATTAGCTTACGATGCTCTTGTAGAAGGAGTTGGATTCGAAACTACAAATGCCTTGGATGCCATTAAAGATTCATATGATAATAATATAACTGATGAATTCCTTAAGCCAATCATTTTAGTGAATACAACGGCTACAGGAAACGTGCTGCCGGTGGCAAAAATTATTGAGAATGATGTGGTGATCTGTTTCAACTTCCGTACAGACAGAGGTAGAGAAATTACAGAAGTTCTTTCCCAGAAAGATTTTCCTGAATATTCTATGAAGAAACTTAACCTTAACTATATTACATTAACCAATTATGACAAAACATTCCAGAATGTTCAAGTTGTTTTTGATGAAAATGTTTTAACAGAAACCATGGGAGAAGTGTTGGAGAAGAATGGAAAAACTCAGATCAGAATTGCTGAAACTGAAAAATATCCACACGTTACCTTTTTCTTCTCAGGAGGAAGGGAGGAAGAGTTTAATGGAGAAAAAAGACTTTTATGTCCAAGTCCAAAAGACGTTCCTACTTACGATTTAAAGCCTGAAATGTCAGCTTATGATATCACCAATGCTATTGTACCGGAGCTAGAGCAAGGAACTGCTGATTTTGTATGTCTGAACTTCGCCAATACGGATATGGTAGGGCACACAGGTGTTTTTGAAGCTGCTGTAAAAGCTGCTGAAACAGTAGATGCATGTATTGAAAAAGTAGCCACTGCTGCTTACGAAAACGGATATACAGTGTTCATTCTTGCAGATCACGGAAACTCAGATGTAATGCTGAATCCTGATGGAACACCTAATACTCAGCACTCAACCAATTTAGTTCCTTTTATTGTGATGGATAAAGACCATACATGGAACTTAAAACCAGGAAAACTGGGCGATGTAGCCCCTACAATCCTGAAAGTAATGGGCGTTGAAATACCAAATGCAATGACAGGAGATATTTTAGTTAACTAA
- a CDS encoding DUF2268 domain-containing putative Zn-dependent protease (predicted Zn-dependent protease with a strongly conserved HExxH motif), which translates to MKTNYLIMLSLLAFGTIEAQFTEDPLNAVLETKDAQNFWKAFDKMETSTANPFVEYIENGSPGVKSFIRNRIINADSLYATVKKNKEEYLKTRHVLDDIGAKDKKLKASYSALKYWYPKAKFSTVYFVYGRMNTGGNSSNEGISIGTELFKNLDGVVPLIVHEMIHFQQNNKGGETLLKQALTEGGADFIGEFVSGEPMNVKAFQYGEANSDKLYKEFVTRYKSDDLRDWFYWTSKKDDRPNDLGYWIGYKICEAYFNKQTDKHKAVHDILNIEDPFLFLKDSGFLDSYIQAYAKEKNLKYDDFFQEFSGEPSTVTLVVNVPDKNDEVYIAGNQKELGSWSASSVKMEKKSDFERTLTLKIYVPAQLKFTKGNWDQEADVKGVEKGQNIKIENVKSKKFTYKINSWFKN; encoded by the coding sequence ATGAAAACCAATTATCTTATAATGCTTTCTTTGTTGGCTTTCGGAACGATAGAGGCTCAATTTACAGAAGATCCTCTAAACGCGGTTTTAGAAACAAAAGATGCTCAAAACTTCTGGAAAGCCTTTGATAAAATGGAAACCTCCACTGCCAATCCTTTTGTAGAATACATAGAAAATGGTTCGCCGGGAGTGAAAAGTTTTATCAGGAATCGAATCATTAATGCAGATTCTCTGTATGCAACAGTGAAAAAGAATAAAGAGGAATATCTTAAAACCAGACATGTATTAGATGATATTGGGGCAAAAGATAAAAAGCTAAAAGCAAGTTACAGCGCATTAAAATATTGGTATCCAAAAGCTAAATTCTCAACCGTCTATTTCGTGTACGGCAGAATGAATACAGGCGGGAATTCTTCCAATGAGGGAATTTCAATCGGAACAGAACTGTTTAAAAATCTGGATGGAGTAGTACCTCTAATTGTCCATGAAATGATCCATTTTCAGCAAAATAATAAAGGCGGAGAAACTTTATTAAAACAAGCTTTAACAGAAGGCGGAGCTGATTTTATCGGAGAATTTGTTTCCGGAGAGCCCATGAATGTAAAAGCGTTTCAGTATGGTGAAGCAAATTCAGACAAATTATACAAAGAATTTGTAACAAGATATAAAAGTGACGATTTAAGAGATTGGTTTTACTGGACCTCCAAAAAAGACGACAGGCCCAATGATTTAGGATATTGGATCGGATACAAAATATGTGAAGCCTATTTCAATAAACAGACCGATAAACATAAAGCCGTACATGATATTTTAAATATTGAAGACCCATTTTTATTTTTAAAAGACAGTGGCTTTCTGGATTCTTATATCCAGGCATATGCAAAAGAAAAGAATTTAAAATATGATGATTTTTTCCAGGAATTCTCAGGTGAACCTTCAACAGTAACATTGGTAGTAAATGTTCCCGATAAAAATGATGAGGTTTATATCGCGGGAAATCAGAAGGAACTGGGAAGCTGGAGTGCATCTTCAGTTAAAATGGAAAAGAAAAGTGATTTTGAAAGAACCCTTACTTTAAAAATTTATGTGCCGGCACAATTGAAGTTTACCAAAGGAAACTGGGATCAGGAAGCCGATGTAAAAGGAGTGGAAAAAGGGCAGAACATTAAAATAGAAAATGTAAAATCAAAAAAGTTTACTTATAAGATTAATAGCTGGTTTAAAAATTAG